AAACGGTAGCCTACGCCGAAAGCCACGATCAAGCCCTTGTGGGAGATAAGACATTAGCACACTGGCTGATGGATGTTGCCTTGTATACGCACATGCGCCAAGATGACCCCGACCCAGTGGTGGCACGTGGCGTGTCGCTGCACAAAATGATCCGGCTGCTTACGCTTTCCTTAGGCGGCGAAGCCTACCTGAACTTCATTGGCAACGAGTTTGGCCATCCTGAGTGGGTCGACTTTCCGCGCCAGGGCAACAATTGGAGCTACCAATATGCTCGCCGCCAGTGGTCACTAGCCGATAATCCCGATTTACGCTACGAGCAGCTTCAGGCTTTTGATGGCGCCATGATTGCCACCGCCAAGCAACGGCGTCTGCTAGCTGCTGGTCAGGCCAAACTGCTCAACAACGATCCAGAAAACCAAGTACTGATCTTCGAGCGTGGCGGTTTGATCTTCGTGTTCAACTTCCACGTCAGCCGCAGCGTGCCCGATTACCGCTTCTTTGTGCCCACGCCAAAGCGCGCCCGCTACCGCATCATTCTTACCTCCGATGATGGCCGCTTTGGTGGCTTCGACCGCATCGATGACTCGCTGACCTACGAAACGTTTGGGGAAGACGGCGTCGAAAAACTCAGTCTTTACGTCACAAGCCGCACGGCCTTGGTGTTGGCGAAAGTGTAATAGTACTTCTACAGAAGATCTTCTGGTAGCCCAACTTAGCGGCGCCTGCTGTCAGCTAGTGAATACTAGCTGACAGCAGGCGCCGCTATTTTTATAGATCGTGCATGATGCCGGCGCAGCCTGCTTTTCGTGAGTGGCTATTAGAACTGACGACGAACCAGCCTAGCTACAAGCTAATTTTCTACTCCAAGGCTACGTACTACGGACAGTATTTGTGCCTAGCTTTTACGTGTTTGCAGAAGGTAAATCCGTGTTTATTTCTACTGACTGGTCTCGTAAAAAGACGCGCTACCTAGGCTAATCGAACCATGCACCAGCTGCTCGTTGCCAGGTAAGCTCTCTAATCCAGTTAGTTACTTCAAAACACGCCATGACAGTAAGACTCAAGCCACTTAAAGAACAGACAATTGTTATCACGGGTGCTTCCAGCGGTATCGGTCTGGTGACAGCCCGGATGGCTGCTAAAGAAGGCGCCAAAGTAGTGGTAGCATCCCGCAACACCGAGGCGCTCGAACAGCTAGCCCAGGAAATTCGAAACCAGGGCGGCCAGGCCTTGGCCGTCACCGCTGATGTAGGGATAGAAGAAGATGTGGCGCGCATTGCTGCCACGACTATTGCGGAGTTCGGTACGTTTGATACCTGGGTCAACAACGCCGGTGTATCGATTTTCGGTACCTGCGAAGAGGTGTCCATTTCGGACATGCGGCGCATGTTCGACACCGTATATTGGGGCGTGGTATACGGCTCGCGCATTGCCGTGCAGCACTTTAAGCAGCGTAATGAGCCGGGAGCTCTCATCAACATCGGCAGCTTCTTTGGCGACCGGGCCACGCCGGTACAGTCGACGTACTCAACCGCCAAGCACGCGCTCCACGGCTGGACCAATGCGCTACGCATGGAGCTAGAGATGGAAAAGGCGCCTGTCTCGGTTACGCTCATTCACCCCGGCCGCATCGATACGCCTTACAACGAGCACGCTCAAAGCTACTATGAGCACCAAGTAGCGCACCGGGGCATGGTATACCCCCCGGAGACTGTAGCCGAATCCATTCTGTTTGCGGCCGCGCACCCCAAGCGCGATATGTATGTGGGCTTCCAGGCCAAAGCGCTTGCGGCGGTGGGACACCTAGCCCCGCGGCTCATGGATAAGATCATGGAAGTGCTGATTCCACCTACACAAATCGACCCGAAGCGCCCTTCGCGCAACCCCGAAACTAGTGCCCTCTACAAAGCGGGCTACGGCCTGCACGAACGCGGCTCCCACGAAGGCTGGTTCCGTTCGAGCAGCCTCTACGTGAAGGCACAAAAACACCCGCTGCTAGCCGCTGCGGCTCTGGCTGGCCTAGGTCTAGCCACCGGAGCACTGCTTAGAAAGCAGTAGACCTAGCTTAGACATTAACAAAGAGAGGCGCCGCGGAAATCTTCCGCGGCGCCTCTCTTTGTTGGTATAGCACTGGTTAGTGTTTGGCCGTGCCGCCTTCCTGGTTGCTGTCTTCTTTGGTTTCGCCAGCGTCATTCATAGCGCGTTTCGTGTCGTCGCTGCCGGTTTCCTGCAAAGGCTGCTGACCAGGGTGCTTCTTGATCGGAAACTCATTCTGGCCGCTGTGCGCCATGCTTACGCGCTGAGCGCCGCTTGATTCCTCTGAAGTGGGGGCTGCATTTTCGTTGTTCATAGCAGTGGTTAGGTTGGGGTGGAAAGAAACGAAAAGGGTTAGCACTTATAGCACAGATCTAGCTCATGTACAACGCGCAAGATCTTGACTGCTATACGGTTGAGCTTGCTATATCACTTGTGCCAACTGACGTTTTTACGGACCTAGCCTATGAAAAGACTGACTTAAATGCGTCTTTTTTTCTGGTGCCTCGTCGTCTTGGCAACTAGTGCTGAGCTTGGTAGTGAGTTCTCCAATTGAGCGTGAGGCAGTTGGTGAGAAACACATTTTTTAGCGCTGTTGAGCTACAATCTGAGCACCTAGCTTCGCCGGCACAGGACTTCTAGCGTATCGATAAAACAAGAACTCCACGGTGCCGACAGCTCTTGCCGTTGGTACCGTGGGGTTCAAAAGCTAAGTCAGGATAACCTAGCGTTGGTTACGAATAGTGAAGCTATCGAAAGCTACCGTCACGTCTTCTGGGCCTTGTGCCAGCAGACCCACGCGGATGCCTCGGTCCCAAGGTGGCAGATAAGTACCATTTACCGAGAAGCTATCCATCGGCATTGGCTGCCAAGTAACACCGTTGGTGCTGTAGGAGAACCGGTAGCGCTGGCCACCCCATGCTTCGACCCGCAAACCTAGGTTGCGAGGCAGTTCCAAGCTTACTTCGGTGAGGCACTGGGTTTCACCTTGCTTCACGTACCATAGTTGCAGCTTGCCATTGCCGGCCATCAAAGCCAGCGCATTACCTGGGTCGCCAACAGCCGTCAGACCAGCAAACGTGCCTTCTGGCAGGGCAGCAGCATTAAGCGACGTAGTAGCTTTGTATGTAGCCGCATACGTACGCTGGGCCACCATGGAGCCAAGCTGCTCTGGGCAAGCTGACAGCAACAATTGGCCGTCGCCTACGCCTACTACTGGCCGCTTGCCGATAGGCCACTGCCACGTACCAGCGAGCTGGTTGCTGGAGAAATGGTCGGTGAGGTTCAGGGCACTAACGTTGTGCAGCGGAGCAGCCTGAGGGCTGTTGCCTTCGAACTCAGGCCAGCCTTCCTCGTTCCAAGTAAACTCGCTCAAGATGCCCTGGCGACCTACGAACTCGTGGCTACTAGCGTGGTAAGCGTGGTGCAGCAAGAACCAACGGCCTTCATACTCGGCAACGGTACCGTGACCGGGGCAGCTCCAGGTTTTGTTTTTCTTCAGAATGGGGTTCTGCGGGCACTTTTCCCACGGACCTAGCAAGCTGCGAGAGCGAGCCACGCCTGTAGCATAAGTACAGCCACTACCGCAGCAGCCATTGCCAGCGTAGAACATGTAGAAGTAACCATCGTGCTCCACAAAAGCAGATCCTTCTACCAGGTTGCCTTCCCAAGGAGCATCATTGCGGAACAGCTCATGCTTCTTGCCGATCAGCTTTGTCCGCTTCTCGTTCATGCGCTGTGCCCAGATGGGGGTAGGCTTGCCATAAGCATTGCCGTCCTCTTTCCACACCAAGTACAGTACGCCGTTCTCGTCGCGCAGCGGGAAGCCATCAATGGAGCCTCGACGCTGACCTACCAATGGGCCATGGTCTACGTAAGGACCCGCTGGATCATCGGCGCTGGCAATAGCTACGCACAACGGACCGCCTTTTTTGCGGGCTGTGTAGCAAATGTAGGTTTTGCCGTCTTCGTAGCTGATTTCTGGTGCCCAGAAGCTAGCTTCTGCCCACTCAGGCTTATCCATGAATACGTGGCTTACCAGCTCCCAGTCTACCAAGTTCGTCGACTTGAACAGCGGGAAAACTGGGCCCCACTCTGCGGAAGTGGCGCTTGCCCAATAAGTGTCACCAACTTTTGTGATGGTGGGGTCTGGAAAGTCGCCGGGCAGTACTACGTTGGCATAGGTGGTGCGCGAGCTAGCGGTTACGGGTGGCGCAACGCTAACAACGGTAGTAGAGTCAATGGGGGCTTGCCCCTGGCATTCCGAAGAGAGATCAAACAGAGCCGGGATGAGGGCTCCTGCTTCCAAATCAAAAGACACAGTAGGGGAGAAAAAAGGGAGTGGAACGAGGGAGGTTCTAAGAGAAAGTCTATCAAGCTAGCACAGTACAATTGTGCACCTATGCCTAACACGAAGCAGATCATAGCATATATAAAGCCTAAGCGGCATTGATAGAACCAATGCAGATAAGCCAGGAATATGCGTGAAGTCTGTCCGGGATGGGTGAGGAGAGAGAGCGGGACTAAGCGGGAGTCTGGTACTCGGTTAGACCAGAAGAGACGCCTAGGGAACGGCAACAGTTAGCGTAAAGTGTACTTTTCTGCTACGTGTAAACTTTTAATATCAAAGCTCGTACCAGCTTGCTAACAGGCACTAACTAAATGTTTGGGGCGGGAAAACGGTCAATTCCCAAAGGGCGGCATTTGCCTGCCAATCGGGTAATGATCCGCAATAACCAACGCAAGTTTAGAAACGTTTTGTATAAATTAAAGAAAACAAGCTAAGTTTTACTTAAGCTATATTTACCTATGGATTTATAATAAGTTTTTAATTATAAAGCTATGTGGCTGGTTGATAAACGATTGTGTTTTATTAACTGGTAAGTATATCAATTGTTGAGTAGTAAACGCGTACTAATAAAGTAGCTCTCATACTTACGCTAGCTTTGCAGGAGTTATGCCAGTTTTACAGGAGCCAGAAGAATAGCATGCAAAAATAACTGCTGCATGAAAAGCTTCTGATTGATCAATACTTTTAATATTAATTAATATATATCATAAAATAAAAAGCCGTCACCTAGCTAGGCTAGATGACGGCGTAAAAACAAATAGACGAATAACTAACTCAGCTTTTTGCCTGCTTTAATTAACTCGATAGCCTCCTGCACACGCTTGATGCGCGTCTCCGATTTCTTGGCCCGCTCAATCCACCGCGCATATTCTTTGCGGTGAGCGTAGGCGAGCTGGTCAAACATACTGTTAAGACCTGCTCTGCTGAGTGCATTAGCCAAATCGTCGGGTATCAGCACCGAGCGCTCCTCGGTATCAGGCGCCATAACGACATGTACGGTAGTTCCCCACGTTTTGCCAATGGCATTGCGGATTTCCTTACGCACCTGCAGAATGTGTTCACCTTCGGCGTTTGGAGTTAAAGGGAGCCGGAATGGAAAGCCATCAATGGTACCGCGCACGTGCAGTTGGCCACGGGTGCCAAATACCTCGGGTACGCTGAACGGTACTGTCAGAAAAACGCCGCCGTCAGCGCCGTGCAATTCTAGCTCGGCGTCGAAAGCTTGTTGGGGAGCATCAATATTCATTCAGCAAAAGTACTAAGAAGCTAGCCCAAGTGGCCGTACTGCAGCTAGCAATGCTTCATCATCGAAGGCTGCTACCACGCGTACTTGCTCCGTCGATAGATCATACTCAGCAATTAAGCGCTGCGCTACGGCCTCCGAGTCGGCGAGCACCAAATCGGCGCGGCGCAGTGCTAGGCGCTCTAGCTCCAGGCCCCAGCCACGGTCAGCGGGCGTATCGCGGTCAACGGCCAAGGAGTGTACGTGCAAAACAAGCGGTCGGCCAGTTGCCTGACGGATCTCCAGAGCAGCTAGCCACACCGGCCAATCCATGGCATAGATAACGGCGAACTGCTCAGCTAAAGCCAAACGGGTGGCAAAGCGGGCGTACTGAATCACCTGAAAATTTAGGTCGCTACTGTCAACCGGCGGAGTACGCAGGGCACCTAGCGCTTCGGCCAGCGTGGCGCGGTCGTTTGATAGAGCGAAAGGCACAAAAGTAGCCGTCGGTTCAGCTTCTTGTGCTGCGTCTGTTGAGGCCGATGAATCAAAACCTAGGTCCTGCGCTTCTTCTACACTTGGCTCTGTTGCCTCAAGCGCAAAAGCGTCTTGGTTCTGCAGGCCTCCAGTAGCAACGGTAGACGAACTCTCTTCTGCGTCGTGAGTAGCGCCTACATAAGGAGACGCAGGCGCTTCCCATTGCCCAGCCGGATAATTGATCTGCCCTCCGGCCGCCGATTCCAAATCAGCCAAAGGTAGGTCAGCAATACCAGTGACATGTGCGTCTGGAACTTCCTTATTACCAGAAGTTGGTAAATGAGGAAGAATGACTGATAAGGTAGCCTGGGGGGATAGGCTACGGGCTAGCTCAAGCGGAGCAGGTTGAGGTGCCCCAGATTGCTGCGGCATATCGTCCCAGCCTAGCAATAGCAACGTAAAGTTTTGAGAATTCATGAAAAAGCGCGGGGCAATGAAGTATATAACAAGCTGAATTTCTCGCTAAAAAGCCGCTGGCCCAGATTTTGGGTAAGGCCTATCTAATAGTAGGCAAAAATCGCGGCAATGATTTTTACCTTGCGAACTTAACTGTATCTATCCGGTTGAACTAAAATTTATTTTCAACCTCACTCTCTCAGTCTCCAAGTCCCAGCTCCTTATGATTCAGGAAAATAACTACATGGTCAATGATCTGGCCGCACGAGCTAAACAGGAGCTAGTTCCTGGGCAGGTAGTGCGAAGTCAGCAGCAAGGCCATGACTTTCTTTTTGTCTGCGAAAATAACGTTCAATTACAATTACAGGTAATTACGGATAAAATTCTCCGTTTTCGTTACGCAACGGAAGTAGGCTTCGCCCCCGATTTTAGCTACGCTATTCCGGCCGACCGGCCCCGGCAGGCGCCGCAATTTCTTGAATTTCGCGAGAAACCTGACCATTATCGGATTACTACCGACCGTCTTATTTGCACTGTGTCAAAAGAAAACTTGCACGTGCGCATTCTCGACCGCTCGGGTACTGTGCTGAGCGACGATGATAAAGGCTTTCATTGGCAGCATAACGACGACACCGGCAACGACATCGTTAAGATGAGCAAGCAGGTGCAAAGCGGTGTTTGCTACTATGGCCTCGGCGATAAGCCCGAGAACATGAACCTGCGCGGCAAGCGCTTTGTGAATTGGGGCTCCGACACCTACGGCTACGTGAAAGGCTCCGATCCGCTCTACAAGAACATTCCGTTCTATCTGGAGCTGCACCAGAAAATTGCTCATGGCATTTTCTTCGACAATAGCTTCAAAGCCTTTTTCGACTTTGCCGCTGAGCGTGCCGACGTGACCAGCTTCTGGGCTGAGGGCGGCGAGATGAACTACTACTTTATTTATGGACCTACCCTCACGGAGGTAACGGAGGAATATACGCGTCTGACGTGCCCGCCCGAACTGCCACCCATGTGGGCCCTAGGTTACCATCAGTGTAAGTGGAGCTACTTCCCGGAAAGCAACGTAAAGGAAATTGCAGCGGGCTTCCGCGAGCGGCAGATTCCGTGCGACGCGCTGTACCTCGACATCGACTATATGGATGGGTATCGGTGCTTTACGTGGAGCCCCACGCACTTTCCCGAGCCAAAGCGCATGATTAAGGAGCTAGCTGAGGATGGGTTCAAACTGGTGGTTATCATTGACCCCGGTATCAAGATCGATCCTGAGTATCCAGTATATAACGAAGCCCTGGAGCAAGACTTCTTCTGTCGGCGGGCCGATGGACCGCTGATGCGCGGTTCGGTGTGGCCTGGGCTCTGCAACTTCCCTGACTACACCAAGCCCGCCGTGCGCGAGTGGTGGTCCGGGCTGTTCAAGGGGTTGATTCAGGAAGATGGCGTGCGCGGCGTGTGGAATGACATGAACGAACCAGCTGTGTTCGAAAAAGGCACTTTCCCTGATGATGTGCGCTTCCACTACGAAGGTCATTCGGCTTCGCACAAGAAAGCGCACAACGTTTACGGTATGCAAATGGCGCGGGCAACGGCTGCCGGAGTGAAGCGCTTCTCATACCCTAATCGCCCTTTCACCATCACGCGGAGCACTTACGCGGGCGGACAGCGGTATTCGTCAGCTTGGACCGGTGATAACATTGCGAGCTGGGAACACCTCTGGCTAGCCAACATCCAGTGTCAGCGGCTGAGTATTTCGGGTTTCTCTTTCGTAGGCTCTGACGTAGGCGGTT
This Hymenobacter sp. GOD-10R DNA region includes the following protein-coding sequences:
- a CDS encoding glycosyltransferase family 4 protein — its product is MNSQNFTLLLLGWDDMPQQSGAPQPAPLELARSLSPQATLSVILPHLPTSGNKEVPDAHVTGIADLPLADLESAAGGQINYPAGQWEAPASPYVGATHDAEESSSTVATGGLQNQDAFALEATEPSVEEAQDLGFDSSASTDAAQEAEPTATFVPFALSNDRATLAEALGALRTPPVDSSDLNFQVIQYARFATRLALAEQFAVIYAMDWPVWLAALEIRQATGRPLVLHVHSLAVDRDTPADRGWGLELERLALRRADLVLADSEAVAQRLIAEYDLSTEQVRVVAAFDDEALLAAVRPLGLAS
- a CDS encoding SDR family oxidoreductase, which produces MTVRLKPLKEQTIVITGASSGIGLVTARMAAKEGAKVVVASRNTEALEQLAQEIRNQGGQALAVTADVGIEEDVARIAATTIAEFGTFDTWVNNAGVSIFGTCEEVSISDMRRMFDTVYWGVVYGSRIAVQHFKQRNEPGALINIGSFFGDRATPVQSTYSTAKHALHGWTNALRMELEMEKAPVSVTLIHPGRIDTPYNEHAQSYYEHQVAHRGMVYPPETVAESILFAAAHPKRDMYVGFQAKALAAVGHLAPRLMDKIMEVLIPPTQIDPKRPSRNPETSALYKAGYGLHERGSHEGWFRSSSLYVKAQKHPLLAAAALAGLGLATGALLRKQ
- a CDS encoding glycoside hydrolase family 31 protein — protein: MIQENNYMVNDLAARAKQELVPGQVVRSQQQGHDFLFVCENNVQLQLQVITDKILRFRYATEVGFAPDFSYAIPADRPRQAPQFLEFREKPDHYRITTDRLICTVSKENLHVRILDRSGTVLSDDDKGFHWQHNDDTGNDIVKMSKQVQSGVCYYGLGDKPENMNLRGKRFVNWGSDTYGYVKGSDPLYKNIPFYLELHQKIAHGIFFDNSFKAFFDFAAERADVTSFWAEGGEMNYYFIYGPTLTEVTEEYTRLTCPPELPPMWALGYHQCKWSYFPESNVKEIAAGFRERQIPCDALYLDIDYMDGYRCFTWSPTHFPEPKRMIKELAEDGFKLVVIIDPGIKIDPEYPVYNEALEQDFFCRRADGPLMRGSVWPGLCNFPDYTKPAVREWWSGLFKGLIQEDGVRGVWNDMNEPAVFEKGTFPDDVRFHYEGHSASHKKAHNVYGMQMARATAAGVKRFSYPNRPFTITRSTYAGGQRYSSAWTGDNIASWEHLWLANIQCQRLSISGFSFVGSDVGGFVETPDGELYVRWVALAAFHPFFRTHSSGDHGDQEPWSFGDEYMTLARHFISLRYRLLPYMYTTFWQYVQNGTPMLRPLAFLDQNDTDTYLRMAEFSLGDHLLVCPITTPGVDGRWMYLPKGQWYYYWTNEVRSGGAEVWASANLDRIPLFVRAGAVIPFYPLMQYVGEKVVEELTLHVYYKNGKEASVLYDDGGEGYAYQEGQSTTRRFTVSGTETTLTLKQEIEGEYKPSFATYKVVLHGLPFETTAQTVDGETVKLDEHITDTGLTLPSMTVGVGFGEVMLKGNVTPVVAS
- a CDS encoding family 43 glycosylhydrolase is translated as MSFDLEAGALIPALFDLSSECQGQAPIDSTTVVSVAPPVTASSRTTYANVVLPGDFPDPTITKVGDTYWASATSAEWGPVFPLFKSTNLVDWELVSHVFMDKPEWAEASFWAPEISYEDGKTYICYTARKKGGPLCVAIASADDPAGPYVDHGPLVGQRRGSIDGFPLRDENGVLYLVWKEDGNAYGKPTPIWAQRMNEKRTKLIGKKHELFRNDAPWEGNLVEGSAFVEHDGYFYMFYAGNGCCGSGCTYATGVARSRSLLGPWEKCPQNPILKKNKTWSCPGHGTVAEYEGRWFLLHHAYHASSHEFVGRQGILSEFTWNEEGWPEFEGNSPQAAPLHNVSALNLTDHFSSNQLAGTWQWPIGKRPVVGVGDGQLLLSACPEQLGSMVAQRTYAATYKATTSLNAAALPEGTFAGLTAVGDPGNALALMAGNGKLQLWYVKQGETQCLTEVSLELPRNLGLRVEAWGGQRYRFSYSTNGVTWQPMPMDSFSVNGTYLPPWDRGIRVGLLAQGPEDVTVAFDSFTIRNQR
- a CDS encoding YdeI/OmpD-associated family protein, translated to MNIDAPQQAFDAELELHGADGGVFLTVPFSVPEVFGTRGQLHVRGTIDGFPFRLPLTPNAEGEHILQVRKEIRNAIGKTWGTTVHVVMAPDTEERSVLIPDDLANALSRAGLNSMFDQLAYAHRKEYARWIERAKKSETRIKRVQEAIELIKAGKKLS